The following coding sequences lie in one Arthrobacter sp. SLBN-122 genomic window:
- the ureE gene encoding urease accessory protein UreE codes for MIIDKVLGNLHDLPDPETYAGLHREKVVLPSASLVKRIQRATTDHGKEIGIRLPAGSGDLRDGDILHVAETNMIVVSVLPTDVLVIAPRTIHEMGVTAHSLGNRHLQAQFFDATSEYQAEVMVCAYDHTVEDYLRHNSVPYTRQERVLPVPFRHAEHSH; via the coding sequence GTGATCATCGACAAAGTCCTCGGCAACCTGCACGACCTGCCGGACCCTGAAACCTACGCCGGGCTCCACCGGGAAAAAGTGGTGCTCCCCAGCGCCTCCCTGGTCAAACGCATCCAGCGCGCCACCACGGACCACGGCAAGGAAATCGGCATCCGCCTCCCCGCCGGGTCCGGAGACCTCCGCGACGGCGACATCCTCCACGTGGCAGAGACCAACATGATCGTCGTCTCCGTCCTGCCCACCGACGTCCTGGTCATCGCGCCCCGCACCATCCACGAAATGGGCGTCACCGCGCACTCCCTCGGCAACCGGCACCTCCAGGCACAATTCTTCGATGCCACGAGCGAATACCAAGCCGAAGTCATGGTGTGTGCCTACGACCACACCGTCGAGGACTACCTCCGCCACAACTCAGTGCCGTACACCCGTCAGGAACGCGTCCTCCCTGTACCTTTCCGCCATGCTGAGCACTCACACTGA
- a CDS encoding urease accessory protein UreF: MSGYQLALQQLTDSALPTGAFAHSLGFETYLDRGLVFDEESFGTWLSAFISQSLTYSDGLAIQLFYEGVDLGELDALLSASLLPRQVREASLKMGSRLLEIGGVVFPSPELELYQDSVRDGRAAGHQPLAFAVVASSLGVPQQEALAAYLFATVTTLTQNAVRAIPLGQNAGQRVLRKAHDDVAAALEVIARLTPDDLGAVSPGLEISQMRHERQRARMFMS; encoded by the coding sequence GTGAGCGGTTACCAGCTTGCTCTTCAGCAGCTCACTGACTCTGCTTTGCCTACCGGGGCTTTTGCCCACTCTCTTGGGTTCGAGACTTATCTCGATCGGGGGCTCGTTTTTGATGAAGAGTCATTCGGAACCTGGCTCTCCGCTTTCATCTCTCAGTCGCTGACTTACTCGGATGGGTTGGCCATTCAGCTCTTCTATGAAGGAGTTGATCTGGGGGAGTTGGATGCTCTCCTGTCAGCTTCTCTTTTGCCGCGGCAGGTTCGGGAGGCCAGCCTCAAGATGGGGTCCCGGCTGCTGGAGATCGGGGGCGTGGTGTTTCCCTCGCCGGAGCTGGAACTGTACCAGGACTCGGTGCGTGATGGCCGGGCCGCCGGGCACCAGCCGCTGGCGTTCGCCGTCGTCGCCAGCTCCCTGGGCGTGCCCCAGCAGGAGGCGCTCGCCGCCTACCTTTTCGCCACCGTCACCACCCTGACGCAGAACGCCGTCCGCGCCATCCCCCTGGGCCAGAACGCCGGGCAGCGGGTGCTGCGGAAAGCGCACGACGACGTCGCTGCCGCCCTCGAAGTGATCGCCCGCCTCACGCCGGACGACCTTGGCGCCGTCAGCCCCGGACTCGAAATTTCACAAATGCGGCACGAACGCCAACGTGCCCGGATGTTCATGAGCTGA
- the ureG gene encoding urease accessory protein UreG, with amino-acid sequence MTEPIKIGIGGPVGAGKTQLVERVTRHMSGDISMAAITNDIYTIEDAKILAANGILPVDRIIGVETGGCPHTAIREDTSMNTAAIEELKTRHPDLQVIFVESGGDNLSATFSPELVDFSIYIIDVAQGEKIPRKAGQGMIKSDLFIINKTDLAPHVGADLSVMERDSREFRGTKPFCFTNLKTDEGLDKVIDWIRRDVLMLDLAS; translated from the coding sequence ATGACTGAACCCATCAAGATCGGCATCGGCGGACCCGTCGGTGCCGGCAAAACCCAGCTCGTGGAGCGGGTCACCCGGCACATGAGCGGCGACATCTCCATGGCCGCCATCACCAATGACATCTACACCATCGAGGACGCCAAAATCCTCGCCGCCAACGGCATCCTCCCCGTGGACCGGATCATCGGCGTCGAAACCGGCGGCTGCCCCCACACCGCCATCCGCGAAGACACATCCATGAACACCGCCGCCATCGAGGAACTCAAAACCCGCCACCCCGACCTGCAGGTCATCTTCGTCGAATCCGGCGGCGACAACCTCTCCGCCACCTTCAGCCCCGAACTCGTCGACTTCTCCATCTACATCATCGACGTGGCCCAAGGCGAGAAGATCCCGCGCAAAGCAGGCCAGGGCATGATCAAGTCCGACCTCTTCATCATCAACAAAACCGACCTCGCACCCCACGTCGGGGCGGATTTATCAGTCATGGAACGGGACTCCCGCGAGTTCCGCGGCACTAAGCCGTTTTGCTTCACCAACCTCAAAACTGACGAAGGACTGGATAAAGTCATCGATTGGATCCGCCGCGACGTCCTGATGCTTGATTTGGCCTCATGA
- a CDS encoding urease accessory protein UreD, producing the protein MGRLELGVSFRGGKSVATHQFHEGALRVLRPHYLDDSGQVCYVVVNPGGAYLGADLFLVDVEVVDGADLLLTTQSATKVYRTPGSFAEQRMAVRLGEGARLELMPDQLIAYREASYRQRTSVTLRPSSSLVMAEVVTPGWSPDGAAFRYEEVRLRNEIHVEADQGTQLLALDNLLIRPPLHDVTGLGFMEGYSHLGSLVVVDARVDQALADELHGLTSGCNTLTGISLTRTVAGTTGLVLRSLSNSTDELNRLLRSCTNFLRERWYGQAPLDLRKH; encoded by the coding sequence ATGGGGCGGCTTGAGTTGGGGGTCAGTTTCCGGGGCGGGAAGTCGGTCGCGACGCATCAGTTTCATGAGGGGGCGCTTCGGGTTCTTCGGCCGCACTACCTCGATGACTCCGGGCAGGTTTGTTATGTCGTCGTGAATCCTGGCGGGGCTTATCTTGGGGCTGATCTTTTCCTCGTGGATGTGGAGGTGGTGGACGGAGCTGACCTGCTGCTGACTACCCAGTCAGCGACCAAGGTCTATCGGACTCCTGGATCGTTTGCTGAGCAGCGGATGGCTGTCCGGCTGGGGGAGGGGGCGCGGCTGGAACTCATGCCGGACCAGCTCATCGCCTACCGGGAGGCCAGCTACCGGCAACGGACCTCCGTGACCCTGCGGCCGTCGTCGAGCCTTGTCATGGCGGAAGTGGTGACGCCCGGCTGGTCGCCGGACGGGGCCGCCTTCCGATATGAGGAGGTCCGGCTGCGGAACGAAATCCATGTCGAAGCCGATCAGGGCACCCAACTGCTGGCGCTGGACAACCTGCTGATCCGGCCGCCGCTCCACGACGTCACCGGGCTCGGTTTCATGGAAGGCTACAGCCACCTGGGGTCGCTGGTGGTGGTGGACGCGCGGGTGGACCAGGCGCTCGCTGACGAACTGCATGGGCTTACGTCTGGCTGCAACACGCTGACCGGCATTTCGCTGACCCGCACCGTCGCAGGCACCACGGGGCTGGTGCTGCGTAGCCTCTCCAACAGCACGGACGAACTGAACCGCCTGCTCCGGTCCTGTACAAATTTCCTGCGTGAACGCTGGTACGGGCAGGCCCCGCTGGACCTGAGGAAACACTGA